The Paludisphaera rhizosphaerae genome segment TCGACGCCCTCGGCCGAACGCCGGCCCGCCTTCGCAACTGGTTCGACCGCGCCCGCAAGGCGACTGGTGGTCGATCCGCGCCAGCGCGGCTGGGATTGATCGCGGTCACGGCCGGCTGCCTGGCCGTCGCCGGATGTCTGGCCGTCTGGTCCGTCGGCTCGGCTGATCGAGTTTACCTCGCCGCCGGCCGCGTCTTCCGGCCCGACGACCTCCACAAGATCGAGCGGGCCCTGCAATCTCAGGGAGTCGAGTACCGGATTGACGACCGCCGCATGAGCGTCGCCGGCCGACAGGCCGAATCCGCCGCCGCGCTCGTCGCCAAGCTCGACCTGGGACCGCGCTCGCCCCGGGAGCTGCGCGACGTCGCCCCGGCCAGTTCCTTCTTTGAGAGCCCCAGTGAGAAGGAAGACCGGCTTCTACGCGGACGAGCCCAGCTTTGCGAGGCGTTCATCGACGATCTGCCCGGCGTTGAGAGCTCGCTGGTTAGGATCAATCGCAGTCAACAGCGCGGGGGGATTCGTCCGACTGTGAAGTCGACGGCCTTCGTCAGCATCCAAACCGAGGGGGGGCGTGACGTGCCACTCCCCACCGTCGACTCGATCGTTTCCATCCTCATCGGCAACGAGCCCGGCCTTCAGCGGGAATCGATCACGGTCATGGACGGCGCGGGGCGTCGCTACCTGGACGCCGGCAATCCCGAACTGACCGCCCTGACCAACAACCGGGCCCACGAGGACGAGATCAGCCGGCGGATCCGCGACCAACTGGACTGGATCAAGGACGTCCGCGTCACGGTCACGATCCACGACCCTCCTCCGGCCACGACGCCCGCGCCGACCGTCCAGACATCGTCACCGAAGTACGAACCGGCGACGACTCACGCGGGGATGTCCGTCGGCCTCAACCGGGCGATGGAGATCGAGACCGACGAAGAGCCTGCACCCGCGCCGGAGGTCGTCGTTCCTGCTCTCCCCACGCCGGCGAAGCGTCACGGCGAGGTCTGGGTGCTCGTCCCGCGGAGCTACTACTACAACGCCACCCGCAAGCCCGAGGGAGGCGCTGCGTCCCACGAGGACCACGTCGCCCTGATGAACCGGACGGAGGGGCTGGTCCTCAACGCGGTCCGGCTCGCGGCGTCCGACGACGACGGGATCGAGTGGGCTCCGCCGAAGGTCGACGTCTTGCCCGACGAGATGCCCGTCGATACCGCTCCATCCGTCGCCGTCTCGTCATCTCGGCGAGCGGCCCGCGAGTGGGCGTTGGCAGGTGGTGCGGGGGCGGCCGCGGCGGCCATTGTGGCGATCGGCACCTGGATCCTCGGCGGCTTGCAGCCCTCGCGGCGGAGTTCCTCCTCGCGGAGCGGCGATCTGCGCTACCACCGTGGAACGCCCGGAACGCCGGCTCCGACGGAGCGGGTCCTTGAATTCGTCCGACGCAATCCGGAAACCGCATTCAGCGTCCTCAACCGATGGACGACCCAGGGAGGGGGGAGGTCATGAATCCGACGGCCCCGTCCGCTCGACCGACGCAACGCGCTCGCGACATGGGCGACCCTCCGCGCGTGACCTCGCCCACGGCGAACGCGCCCGAGGCCGCGCCGCCGATCATCGATCCGCCGTCGATCACCGCCATCCCGCCCCTGCGCAAGGCGGCGATCGTACTGGTGAGCCTGGAGCAGTCGCTTTCCTCGCAGATGCTCGCCCACCTGGATCACGCCGCGGTCGAGGCCGTCACCTGGGAGATCGCCCGGATGGACCGCGTCGACCCGGCCGAACAGGCCGTGGTTCTGGAGGAGTTCCTGGCGCTCGGCCTGCGACGGCTCTGCTTCGTTTTCGAGGACGTCCTTCGCATGGACGACCGCCAGCTCCGAGCCGCGTTTCGCCCCGAGGACGCCGAGGCCTGGGCGTTGGCCCTGGCCGGCTCGGCTCCGCCGCTGCGGGCCAAGGTGCTTGGCGCGCTGAACACGTCGGCCGCCCTGGTGCTCCAGCGTCATCTGGAGAACCTTGGGCCGTTCCGGCTCTCGGACACGGAAGTCGCGCAGGTGGAGGTCGCGGAGTTGCTCCGGATCCTCTCCGACCAGGGCGCGATCGACCTGCCCGATCCCAGCGGCCGGGAAGAAGTGCTGGTCTGAACGCCCCGGAAGGACTCCACGCTTCGCCACGGATGAGGGGACGTCGTATGGCCCGAACCAAACTCCTGCTGCTGTCTCTCGCCCTGCTGCTGGCGACGGCCCCGGCCGTACCAGCCCAGGAAGCCCCCGCGCCCGAAACGGTAAAGTCGTCGCGGGAGACGCTCGCCTCCCGGAAGTCGCGTTCAACGCTCGCGCCGACCTCGCAGGCCTGGTGGCTGGGGACGGCCGTCATGATCCTGGCGCTCGGCGGCGCTGGTGCGATCTGCATGGCCGCGAAGCATCGGACCG includes the following:
- a CDS encoding FliG C-terminal domain-containing protein, which codes for MNPTAPSARPTQRARDMGDPPRVTSPTANAPEAAPPIIDPPSITAIPPLRKAAIVLVSLEQSLSSQMLAHLDHAAVEAVTWEIARMDRVDPAEQAVVLEEFLALGLRRLCFVFEDVLRMDDRQLRAAFRPEDAEAWALALAGSAPPLRAKVLGALNTSAALVLQRHLENLGPFRLSDTEVAQVEVAELLRILSDQGAIDLPDPSGREEVLV